DNA from Bradyrhizobium diazoefficiens USDA 110:
CGTTGCGCCCAAGAGCAGGCCGCGCCGGCCGATGCGCAGGCCGGTTGCCGCTCGTGTCTTCTTCAGGTCCGTCATTGTCTCACCTCCCCTTCTGACATTGCGCCGGTCATTGCCGGCGGGCCGTGCATGCGGCTCTTGGGGCTTGCCCTACCATGACTGGAATTGGATTCCAATATCAAAAATCGAAAAATGGAATCCAATTCCAATTCTGATCAGCTCGTGCTAGAAGCCTCGCCGGGCGCAACGCAAATCAAAAGAGGATGCGGAATGAGCAGGGTCGCCGTGGCGGTGATTGGGGCCGGCGCAATCGGACGGGCCCATTGCGAGACGATCCGCCGATCGGAGAGCTGCAGGCTCGCGGCGATCGCCGAACCTGCCGCAGCGGGAAAGACTTACGCGGAGAGCCTCGGCGTGCCCTGGTATGCGGATGCGCGCGATCTGCTGGGTATAATGAAGCCGGATGCGGCGATCATCGCCACGCCGAATGCGACCCATCGCGAGTTCGCGATCGCCTGCATCGAGCGCGGCATTGTGGCACTGGTCGAAAAGCCGATCGCGAGCACGCTCGCTGATGCGGCGGCGATCGCGGCTGCCTCGGAGCGCGCGGGCGTGGCCGTTCTGGTCGGGCACCATCGGCGGCACAATCCGATCACGCGGCGAGCCCGTTCCTTGATCGCCGAAGGCGCGCTCGGCCGCCTGACCAGCGCGACCGTGCTTGCGACCTTCTATAAGCCCGCCGATTATTTCGAGGTGGCATGGCGACGAGAGCCCGGCGGCGGGCCGGTGCTGATCAACCTCATTCACGAGATCGATCTGGTGCGCCACCTCTGCGGCGAGATCGCCTCCGTGCAGGCTGTCGTCTCCAACGCGGTGCGAGGCTTCGACGTCGAGGACAGTGCGGCGATCCTGCTCCGGCTCGCTGGTGGTGCGCTGGTGACGCTGAGCCTCAGCGACACCGCGGCAAGCCCCTGGAGCTGGGATCTCGCCAGCGGCGAGAGCCTGAACTATCCGCCGCAGCCGGCCGCGGTGCAGACGCATTTCCTCAGCGGCACCGAAGGCGCGCTGGCGCTGCCGACGCTCGACTATTGGCACTATTCGTCGGCGAAGAGCTGGTTTGCCCCGATCTCGCGCGACTCGGTTGGCGTCGAACGCGGCGATCCCTACCTTGCGCAGATCGATCATCTGGCGCGGGTGGTCCGTGGCAGCGAGGCGCCACTGATTACCGCCCGCGACGGCATGCTGACCCTGCGAGCCACGATGGCAGTTCACAAAGCGGCCAAAACCGGTCAGATAGTGCGGCCTGATCAGGAGATGGAATTGTGAATCAGGATGCTGCCTTGATGCTGAAGAACCCGGATCCCGTCGATGCGCCCAGCGGCCTTTTGGAGCGCACGCTCGGCGTGCTCGAGCTGCTCGCGACGAATGCCCGTGGCATGCAGTTATTCGAGATCGCCGACTCGCTGCACATTCCGCGCAGTGCCACGCACCGCGTGCTGACGAGCCTGATCGAGCATGGCTATGTCAAGCAGGAACGCGAGCAGGGCGCCTACCAGCTCACCGCCAAGATCGCCTCGCTTGCCTTCACCTTCCTCGCCGGCAGCGGCATCACCGATTTCGCCCAGCCGCTGCTGGATCACCTGGCGCGCGAGAGCGGCGAGCTGGTACGTCTCGCCATGATCGATGGTCGCGAGCTCGTATGGGTGGCTAAGGCGCAGGGCTCGCCCGCCGGCCTGCGCTACGATCCGGACATGGGCCAAGTGGGACGGCTGTCCTGCTCGGCGAGCGGTCACGCCTGGCTGTCGTGCCTGTCGGACGAGGACGCGCGCGCGCTGGTCGAGAAGCAGGGCTATGGGCTGCGCAAGGATTATGGCCCGCGCGCGCCCGAGAGTTGGCCGGCGCTGCTGAAATATCTGCGCCAGTCCCGCAAGCGCGGCGTCAGCATCTGCGTGCAGACCTATACGCCCTGGATGAGCGCGTCCGCGGCCCCCATCCGTCATCCCAAGTCCAAGGAGGTGACCGGGGCCGTGGTAATCGCCGGTCCCCATATCCGGCTGACCGAGGAGCGCATGCTCGAGTTGGCGCCGGCGCTGCTGCAGACGGCGCAGGAGCTGTCGATGGCGACGCTCGCCTCGCCCGGTCTCTACGGCCGTGCCGCGCGGCCGGGCGAAAGCTTCTTCGGCGCTGGCAGCTGATCGGCGCGGAGACCTGACATTATGCAGATTCTGATCACAGGCGGCGGCGGTTTCATCGGAGCGTGGCTGGCGCGACGGCTCGCGGGCGATGGTCATCGGCTGCGCGTGTTCGAGTCGGTCGAGCGCTCGGCGCAGTTCAACGGGATTGTCGGAGCTGCCGCCGCGTCCGTGGAGTGGCGCATCGGCGATATCGCGGATGGGCAGGCGGTGCGTGCCGCAGCCGAAGGCTGCGACGGAATTGTCCATCTCGCCGGCGTGCTGACGCCGGCCTGCAAGGCCGATCCCGTGCGCGGCGCGATGATCAACCTCGTCGGCACGTTGAACGTCTTCAACGCCGCGCAAGCGCTCGGTATCCGCCGCATCGTCTATACGAGCAGCGCCGGCGTCTACGGCCCTGACGACGAGACGACGCCGCGGCCCATTACCCATTACGGGGCATTCAAGCTCGCCTGCGAAGGCAGCGCGCGGGCCTATTGGGAGGACCATGGCATCGCCAGCATCGGCTTCCGGCCCTATATCGTCTATGGCTATGGCCGCGAAACCGGGTTGACTGCGGGCCCATCGCTGGCCTGCCGCGCGGCCGCGCGTGGCGAGACCTATATCATTCCCTATATCGGCACGGCCGGCCTCGTGTTCGTCGACGATGTCGTCGCGGCCTATTACGCCGCGCTTCGCCGCGAGCCTCATGGGGCGCACGTCTTCAACTTGCCGGGCGAGGTGGTTTCGAACGACGACGTCGTCGCGGCCGTGCGTGACGTCGTCCCCGATGCGAAGATTGGGATCGATGGTCCCGTGCTTCCATTCGCGGAGGACGTCGGCGAGGGCGACTTGCGGCGCGCGCTTCCCGGCTTGCCCTTGACCTCGTTGCGCGACGGCATTCGTCGCACCATCGAGCTTTACCGGGCGGCCCCATGACGCTTCCGGTGCTCGGCGCCCACACTTTCGGCTTCGCGTGGGACTGCGTCGCGGAGGACGCCATCGAGCGGCTCGCCGCTGCGGGCTATCGCACCATCCAGTTGATGGCGACGCCGCCGCACTTCGATCCCTGGGTACAGGACGCCGCGCGCACGCGGCGAATTCGCGCGCTGATCGAGCGGCATTGCCTGTCGCTCCTGGCGCTCGACCTCGCCAGCAGCGACATCAATCTCGCAAGCCCGTCGCAACACGTGGTCGATTTTGCGGTTTCGTCTTATGTGGCCACGATCGACCGCGCCGCCGAGCTCGGCGCGCGCTGGATCTGCGTCGGCTCCGGCCGCCGGCACGCGCTGCTTGCCAAGGCCAACGACCGATTGATGGTGAGTTTTCGCGACGCCTTCGCCCGCATTTACGACAAGGCGGAGCGCGCCGGCGTGCCGGTCATCCTCGAAAACCATCCGCAGGGGCTGCTCGCCAGCGCCGCGGACATCACTCGCTTTCTCGATGCCGAAGGCTATGCCGGGATGCCGGTGATCTACGATGTCGCCAATGCCGTTGCGATTGGCGAGGATCCGGTCGAGGGTCTTAGGGCGCTGTGGCCCCGTCTCGGCATCGTTCATCTATCGGACAGTCCGAAGGGGCAGTGGCGACACGATCCGATCGGCTCGGGCGAGATCGATTTTGCGGCCATCGCTGCGCTGCTGAGGCAGCGAGCCTATGAGGGCAGGATCGTGCTCGAGATCCTGTCGGACCAGCCGCTCAAGGACATCGACGAAGGCGCCGCGATACTCAAGCGGCAGGGCCTGGCCTTTTCTCTCGCCGGCTGATCGCGCAATGCCGCTTCAGCTGGCAGCCGCGCGGGTCTCGTCGGAGAACAGCCGCTCGCGGAAGCGGCCCGGCGACAGGCCGACATTGCGGGAGAAGAAGCGGTTGAAATAGGCCGGATCGGCGTAGCCGAGTGCTGCGCCGATCTCGTTCACGGTCATGTCGGAGTAGAGCAGGTTGCGCTTGGCCTCCGTGAGCAGCCGATCATTGATCAGCGCCAGCGAGGACTTGCCTGTCGTCATCCGGCAGCAGGCGTTGAGGCGCGCGGCCGTGACGCCGAGCTTGCGCGCGTAGACATCGAGCGAGGGGTGATCGCGATAGTGCTTCTCGACCAGCTCGCGAAAGTGCATCACGGTCTCCGCCTCCCGTGCGCTGGAGATCGGACGGACACGCTCCTGCTCGAGCAGCCGGCGAACCGTTACTGCGAGCAGTTGCAGATAGGCCTTGATGGCGGTGCGGCGGCTAGGTGCCGACCAGACGAATTCGTGCTCGAGCGAGGCGAACAGGCCGACGAGGTCGATGTCGCGGCCGATCTGTTGCGACAGGAAGCGGACCGGTACGCGAAAGCCGTCGATGAGGTTGGCATCGTCATCGAGCGCGGATTGCAGGAAGGGCAGCGCCACGGTGATGACATAGCCGTCGGTGCCGGGTCTGAAGCGGATGGCATGGATCGTTAGCGCCGGGATGATGACCAGCGCCGGCGGCGAGACCTCCCAGCTCACGCCCTCGACCTCGATGGCGCCGCCGCCCTTGCTGATCACCAGGACCTGGTGATGGTCGGGATGCGTGTGCGTCCGGATTGTCCAATTGTGCCTGCCGCTGCGCACCGGGATCGGCTCGATATGGAGGAACGACGGTTCGACCTTCGAAGCCGCTTCCTCGTACAAAAAATAGTGCGGAATCATGCTTGCGGTTCCCTCCGCGGCAGTGGCGGTTAGTTCCGGTCGCTGCACTGCACTTATGAAAAGTACAATACAAAAAGAGTTTCGTCCATTGGCGGCGCCCGCGGTCGCGCCTATCGAGAATACGAGCCGTCGTCAGACCCAAACAAAGCAACGGCGCGGCGAGACCACGGGAGGAAACGGCAATGTCAGGACAAGCGCGTGATTTGTCGTGCGACGTGCTGGTCGTGGGCTCGGGCGCCGGCGGATTGTCCGCCGCGATCACGGCCCGGAAGTGCGGGCTCGACGTGATCATCGTCGAGAAGGACGAGTACTTCGGCGGCACCACGGCTTTTTCCGGCGGCGTGCTGTGGATTCCCGGAAATCGCCATGCGCGCGATGCGGGCGTCACGGACAGCCGCGACGCGGCGCGCACCTATCTCAAGCACGAGACCGGCCATCATTTCGACGATGCGGCGATCGATGCCTTTCTCGATGTCGGCCCGCGCATGCTCGATTTCTTCGAGAAGGAGACCGAAGCGAAATTCGTGCTGTCGGCCTATCCCGACTATCATCCGGACGTCGAGGGCGGCACCAAGCTCGGCCGCTCGGTGACCGCGGCGCCCTACGACGCCAGCGGGCTCGGCACGGAGATCCGCCGGCTGCGGCCGCCGCTCGAGACCATCACCTTCATCGGCATGATGTTCAACTCGTCCAATGACGAGCTGAAGCATTTCTTCCGCGTCACGAGTTCGCTCGCTTCGGCAATCTACGTGGCCCGGCGGCTTGCCAGCCACCTCTGGGATCTCGCCCGCTATCGCCGCGGGGTCAAGATCACCAGCGGCAATGCGCTGGCGGCGCGGCTTGCGAGGACCGTCTTCGATCTCGGGATTCCGCTGCTCACGGCAACGCCCGCGCAACGGCTGATCAGCCGGAACGGCGCCATCGCGGGCGCGATCGTCGGCGATACGCAGGGCGAGTACGCGATCACGGCGCGCCGCGCAGTGGTGCTGGCGAGCGGCGGTTTTCCGCACGATCAGGCGCGCATTGCGCGCGCCTATCCGCATCTTGCCCGAGGTGGCGAACATTTGTCGCCGACACCTGCGGCCAACACCGGCGACGGCATCCGCATGGCAGAGGTGGCCGGCGGCAGCTGCGACATCCGCTTTCCGAGTGCGGCGGCGTGGATGCCGGTGTCGCGCGTGCCGCTCGGCAATCGCACCGGCGTGTTTCCGCATCTCGTGGACCGCTACAAGCCCGGTGTGATCGCGGTGAACAGGCAAGGGCGGCGCTTCACCAACGAGTCCGAGTCCTACCACGACGTCGGCGCCGCGATGATCGCCAATGGCGCCGGCGGTAGGGAGACCGCGGCCTGGCTGATCTGCGATCACGCCACGATCCGCAAGTACGGCCTCGGCTATGCCAAGCCTGCACCAGTGCCGCTCGGACCCTTCGTGCGCAACGGCTATCTGAGCCGCGGCGCGACGCTGCGCGAGCTGGCCGCTGCGACGGGCATCGAGGCCGACGGTCTGGAAGCAACGGTGCGCGAGTACAATGAAGGCGCGGTCCATGGCATTGACCGCGCGTTCAAGCGCGGCTCGACGGCCTTCAACCGCTATCTCGGCGACGCCGAGCACAAGCCAAACCCGAACGTGGCCCCGATCGGCACCGGGCCGTACTACGCGCTGAAGCTCATCATGGGCGATCTCGGCACATTCGACGGTCTGACTACCGACCTGGTCGGTCGCGTGGTGCGCCACGACGGTACGGCGATCGCCGGACTCTATGCCGTCGGCAATGATCGTGCCTCGATCATGGGCGGCAACTATCCTGGTGCCGGCATCACGCTCGGGCCGATCATGACCTTCGGTTACATCACCGGCCGTCATCTGGCTGGCCAGCAAGCCTGATCGACACCATCCAAACGGGATCAACAACGGTCCATGCCGGAAGGCAGGGCAGGTGAGGAAGAAACGACATGACCATGACACGCCGCAGTTTCGTCGGTGCCGGCCTCGCCACGGCGTTGGCGCCGCGCCTCGCCCGGGCGCAGTCCGACAACACGATCCGCATCGGCGTGATCACCGACATGTCCGGCATCTATCGCGACGTGTCGGGGCCCACGACAGTCGCCTGCGCACAGCAGGCGGCTGCCGAATTCATGGCGGCCAACCCTTCCATCAAGGTCGAGATCCTGGTCGCCGACCATCAGAACAAGGCCGACGTCGGCCTTGCGATCATCCGCAAATGGTTCGATCAGGATGGCGTCGACGTGATCGAGAATGTCGGCAACTCCTCGATCGCGCTCGGCGCCAAATACTTGATCGAGGACAAGAACAAGGTTGCCTTGATCACCACCGCCGGATCGTCGGACCTGACCGGCAAGAGCTGCAGCGCCAACCTCGTGCACTGGTCCTGGGATTCCTGGTGCCTCGCCCATTCGACGGCGACCTCGCTCGTGCGCACCGGCGGCTCGAAATGGTTTTTCCTCACCGCCGACTATGCGTTCGGCCATGCTGCCGAGGCGGACGCGGCGAAATTCGTTAAGGCGGCCGGCGGCACCGTGCTCGGCTCGGTCCGCTATCCCTTCGGGTCGACCTCGGACTTCTCGTCCTTCCTGCTGCAGGCTCAGTCGAGCGGCGCGAATGTGATCGCCTTTGCCAATTCCGGCAATGAGCTGATCAACTGTCTGAAGCAGGCCCAGGAGTTCGGTCTGGACCAGGGCGGCGCGCGCATGGCGGCGCTGGTCGGCTATGTTACCGACGTCATCGGCATGGGCCTGTCGACGGCCAAGGGCCTGTCGCTCACCGAGACCTTCTACTGGGATCTCAACGAGCGAACGCGCGCCTTCATGAACCGGGTGAAGCCGCGCCTGGCAGCAAACGTCTATCCCAACATGAGCCAGGCCGGCGACTACGCTTGCGTGCTGCACTACCTCAAGGCGGTGAAGGAGCTCGGCGCCGAGCAGGCCAAGCGCAACGGGCGCGAGGTCGTCGAGCTGATGAAGAAGATGCCGACCGACGACGACTGCTTCGGTCAGGGCATGATCCGCGCCGACGGGCGCAAGATCCATCCGGCCTATCTCTTCGAGGTGAAGAAGCCCGCGGAGAGCACGTCGACCGGCGACGTCTACAAGCTGGTCTCGACGCTGAGCGCAACCGAGGCGTTCCGGCCCCTCGACGAGGGTAGTTGCGCGCTCGTGCGCAGCTGAGAGAGCCAACCGGGAGATCCTCCGATGACCGAGCAAGCCATTGTCGACCTGCGTGTCTACACCATCCGCCTGCGGAAGATGGCGGAGTTCATCGAGGTGTTCGACCGGCTCGCGATACCGGTCCAGCTCAAATATCTGGGGCGTCCGCTTGGCATGTTCACGAGCGCGGTCGGGCCGCTCAACCAGATCGTTCATCTCTGGGGTTTCCCCGACATGGGAGAGTTCGAGCGCCGGCACGCCGAGCG
Protein-coding regions in this window:
- a CDS encoding NIPSNAP family protein; translated protein: MTEQAIVDLRVYTIRLRKMAEFIEVFDRLAIPVQLKYLGRPLGMFTSAVGPLNQIVHLWGFPDMGEFERRHAERDKDPDWPAYLQASEHLIVAQENRLIRRIELLSLSGLAT
- a CDS encoding helix-turn-helix domain-containing protein, which produces MIPHYFLYEEAASKVEPSFLHIEPIPVRSGRHNWTIRTHTHPDHHQVLVISKGGGAIEVEGVSWEVSPPALVIIPALTIHAIRFRPGTDGYVITVALPFLQSALDDDANLIDGFRVPVRFLSQQIGRDIDLVGLFASLEHEFVWSAPSRRTAIKAYLQLLAVTVRRLLEQERVRPISSAREAETVMHFRELVEKHYRDHPSLDVYARKLGVTAARLNACCRMTTGKSSLALINDRLLTEAKRNLLYSDMTVNEIGAALGYADPAYFNRFFSRNVGLSPGRFRERLFSDETRAAAS
- a CDS encoding Gfo/Idh/MocA family protein, with amino-acid sequence MSRVAVAVIGAGAIGRAHCETIRRSESCRLAAIAEPAAAGKTYAESLGVPWYADARDLLGIMKPDAAIIATPNATHREFAIACIERGIVALVEKPIASTLADAAAIAAASERAGVAVLVGHHRRHNPITRRARSLIAEGALGRLTSATVLATFYKPADYFEVAWRREPGGGPVLINLIHEIDLVRHLCGEIASVQAVVSNAVRGFDVEDSAAILLRLAGGALVTLSLSDTAASPWSWDLASGESLNYPPQPAAVQTHFLSGTEGALALPTLDYWHYSSAKSWFAPISRDSVGVERGDPYLAQIDHLARVVRGSEAPLITARDGMLTLRATMAVHKAAKTGQIVRPDQEMEL
- a CDS encoding sugar phosphate isomerase/epimerase family protein yields the protein MTLPVLGAHTFGFAWDCVAEDAIERLAAAGYRTIQLMATPPHFDPWVQDAARTRRIRALIERHCLSLLALDLASSDINLASPSQHVVDFAVSSYVATIDRAAELGARWICVGSGRRHALLAKANDRLMVSFRDAFARIYDKAERAGVPVILENHPQGLLASAADITRFLDAEGYAGMPVIYDVANAVAIGEDPVEGLRALWPRLGIVHLSDSPKGQWRHDPIGSGEIDFAAIAALLRQRAYEGRIVLEILSDQPLKDIDEGAAILKRQGLAFSLAG
- a CDS encoding NAD-dependent epimerase/dehydratase family protein, with the protein product MQILITGGGGFIGAWLARRLAGDGHRLRVFESVERSAQFNGIVGAAAASVEWRIGDIADGQAVRAAAEGCDGIVHLAGVLTPACKADPVRGAMINLVGTLNVFNAAQALGIRRIVYTSSAGVYGPDDETTPRPITHYGAFKLACEGSARAYWEDHGIASIGFRPYIVYGYGRETGLTAGPSLACRAAARGETYIIPYIGTAGLVFVDDVVAAYYAALRREPHGAHVFNLPGEVVSNDDVVAAVRDVVPDAKIGIDGPVLPFAEDVGEGDLRRALPGLPLTSLRDGIRRTIELYRAAP
- a CDS encoding ABC transporter substrate-binding protein, which gives rise to MTMTRRSFVGAGLATALAPRLARAQSDNTIRIGVITDMSGIYRDVSGPTTVACAQQAAAEFMAANPSIKVEILVADHQNKADVGLAIIRKWFDQDGVDVIENVGNSSIALGAKYLIEDKNKVALITTAGSSDLTGKSCSANLVHWSWDSWCLAHSTATSLVRTGGSKWFFLTADYAFGHAAEADAAKFVKAAGGTVLGSVRYPFGSTSDFSSFLLQAQSSGANVIAFANSGNELINCLKQAQEFGLDQGGARMAALVGYVTDVIGMGLSTAKGLSLTETFYWDLNERTRAFMNRVKPRLAANVYPNMSQAGDYACVLHYLKAVKELGAEQAKRNGREVVELMKKMPTDDDCFGQGMIRADGRKIHPAYLFEVKKPAESTSTGDVYKLVSTLSATEAFRPLDEGSCALVRS
- a CDS encoding FAD-dependent oxidoreductase, translating into MSGQARDLSCDVLVVGSGAGGLSAAITARKCGLDVIIVEKDEYFGGTTAFSGGVLWIPGNRHARDAGVTDSRDAARTYLKHETGHHFDDAAIDAFLDVGPRMLDFFEKETEAKFVLSAYPDYHPDVEGGTKLGRSVTAAPYDASGLGTEIRRLRPPLETITFIGMMFNSSNDELKHFFRVTSSLASAIYVARRLASHLWDLARYRRGVKITSGNALAARLARTVFDLGIPLLTATPAQRLISRNGAIAGAIVGDTQGEYAITARRAVVLASGGFPHDQARIARAYPHLARGGEHLSPTPAANTGDGIRMAEVAGGSCDIRFPSAAAWMPVSRVPLGNRTGVFPHLVDRYKPGVIAVNRQGRRFTNESESYHDVGAAMIANGAGGRETAAWLICDHATIRKYGLGYAKPAPVPLGPFVRNGYLSRGATLRELAAATGIEADGLEATVREYNEGAVHGIDRAFKRGSTAFNRYLGDAEHKPNPNVAPIGTGPYYALKLIMGDLGTFDGLTTDLVGRVVRHDGTAIAGLYAVGNDRASIMGGNYPGAGITLGPIMTFGYITGRHLAGQQA
- a CDS encoding IclR family transcriptional regulator, with the protein product MNQDAALMLKNPDPVDAPSGLLERTLGVLELLATNARGMQLFEIADSLHIPRSATHRVLTSLIEHGYVKQEREQGAYQLTAKIASLAFTFLAGSGITDFAQPLLDHLARESGELVRLAMIDGRELVWVAKAQGSPAGLRYDPDMGQVGRLSCSASGHAWLSCLSDEDARALVEKQGYGLRKDYGPRAPESWPALLKYLRQSRKRGVSICVQTYTPWMSASAAPIRHPKSKEVTGAVVIAGPHIRLTEERMLELAPALLQTAQELSMATLASPGLYGRAARPGESFFGAGS